The proteins below come from a single Melospiza georgiana isolate bMelGeo1 chromosome 4, bMelGeo1.pri, whole genome shotgun sequence genomic window:
- the IAPP gene encoding islet amyloid polypeptide isoform X1 codes for MCQEMQTRESLAGKMCNLKLSVFFIALSVTLSCLEATPIERLLSVADDLSDGTSKRQGWMLPVMSQNTLPGLSEEMPEQPAAKTKSHQLEKRRCNTATCVTQRLADFLVRSSGSAGALYPPTNVGSNTYGKRDAPELPGTQPHSHALL; via the exons ATGTGTCAGGAAATGCAAACCAGAG AAAGTTTGGCAGGAAAGATGTGCAACCTAAAGCTGTCAGTTTTCTTCATTGCACTTTCTGTCACTCTGAGCTGTTTGGAAGCTACACCTATTGAGAG ATTACTGTCTGTGGCTGATGATCTATCTGATGGTACTTCCAAGAGACAAGGATGGATGTTGCCTGTAATGTCACAGAATACACTCCCAGGACTCAGTGAGGAGATGCCAGAACAACCAGCAGCAAAGACAAAAAG CCAccagctggagaagaggaggtgCAACACGGCCACGTGTGTGACCCAGCGCCTGGCGGATTTCCTGGTGCGCTCCAGCGGCAGCGCGGGCGCCCTGTACCCCCCCACCAACGTGGGCTCCAACACCTACGGCAAGAGGGACGcgccagagctgccaggcacccagccccacagccatgCACTGCTCTAG
- the IAPP gene encoding islet amyloid polypeptide isoform X2, translating into MCNLKLSVFFIALSVTLSCLEATPIERLLSVADDLSDGTSKRQGWMLPVMSQNTLPGLSEEMPEQPAAKTKSHQLEKRRCNTATCVTQRLADFLVRSSGSAGALYPPTNVGSNTYGKRDAPELPGTQPHSHALL; encoded by the exons ATGTGCAACCTAAAGCTGTCAGTTTTCTTCATTGCACTTTCTGTCACTCTGAGCTGTTTGGAAGCTACACCTATTGAGAG ATTACTGTCTGTGGCTGATGATCTATCTGATGGTACTTCCAAGAGACAAGGATGGATGTTGCCTGTAATGTCACAGAATACACTCCCAGGACTCAGTGAGGAGATGCCAGAACAACCAGCAGCAAAGACAAAAAG CCAccagctggagaagaggaggtgCAACACGGCCACGTGTGTGACCCAGCGCCTGGCGGATTTCCTGGTGCGCTCCAGCGGCAGCGCGGGCGCCCTGTACCCCCCCACCAACGTGGGCTCCAACACCTACGGCAAGAGGGACGcgccagagctgccaggcacccagccccacagccatgCACTGCTCTAG